The following are encoded together in the Glycine soja cultivar W05 chromosome 5, ASM419377v2, whole genome shotgun sequence genome:
- the LOC114412937 gene encoding uncharacterized protein LOC114412937: MRNCIRCCISCILPCGALDVIRIVHSNGRVEEIGGTIKASDVMKAHPKHVLKKPCSSAADAAEGGVGGGVPKIVVVPPDAELQRGKIYFLMPLPPSPPQEKNQQRRKKKKKEHRERTRNNTNVSTTMSMTSLLVSDRYLNDILSEKVSTQRDRRRGRVAVWRPHLESISESPPHM; encoded by the coding sequence ATGAGAAACTGCATAAGGTGCTGCATCTCTTGCATCCTCCCATGTGGGGCTCTCGACGTGATCCGCATAGTGCACTCCAATGGCAGAGTAGAAGAAATCGGTGGCACCATCAAGGCCAGTGATGTTATGAAGGCACACCCCAAACACGTCCTCAAGAAGCCGTGCTCCTCCGCCGCGGATGCCGCCGAAGGCGGCGTCGGCGGTGGGGTCCCAAAGATCGTGGTGGTGCCACCCGACGCAGAGCTCCAACGTGGGAAGATTTACTTCCTCATGCCACTCCCTCCTTCTCCTCCACAAGAGAAGAACCAgcagaggaggaagaagaagaagaaggaacacAGAGAGAGAACAAGGAACAACACCAACGTGTCCACGACTATGTCTATGACTAGCTTGCTTGTCTCTGATCGCTACTTGAATGATATACTCTCAGAGAAGGTGTCAACGCAAAGAGACAGAAGAAGAGGGCGTGTTGCTGTGTGGAGGCCTCACTTGGAGAGCATTTCTGAGTCACCTCCTCATATGTaa